A single region of the Xenopus laevis strain J_2021 chromosome 4L, Xenopus_laevis_v10.1, whole genome shotgun sequence genome encodes:
- the trappc2l.L gene encoding trafficking protein particle complex subunit 2-like protein has translation MAVCVAVIAKENYPLYIRSVPTENQLKFHYTVHTSLDVVDEKISAMGKAVVDQRELYLGLLYPTEDYKVYGYVTNSKVKFVMVVDSSNTSLRDNEIRSMFRKLHNSYTDVMCNPFYNPGDSIQSRAFDNTVTSMMVPAC, from the exons ATGGCGGTCTGCGTAGCTGTAATAGCAAAAGAG AATTATCCTCTTTACATCCGAAGTGTTCCCACTGAGAACCAGTTAAAGTTTCATTATACTGTACACACTTCCTTGGATGTTGTGGACGAGAAGATTTCTGCCATGGGAAAGGCAGTGGTGGACCAGAGGGAACTTTACCTGGGCTTGCTCTATCCCACAGAGGACTACAAAGT ATATGGCTATGTCACAAACTCCAAAGTGAAATTTGTTATGGTGGTTGATTCCTCAAATACTTCTCTTCGAGATAATGAGATCCGCAGT aTGTTCCGTAAACTGCATAATTCGTACACCGATGTGATGTGCAATCCTTTCTACAATCCTGGGGATTCTATTCAGTCACG GGCCTTTGATAACACAGTCACATCAATGATGGTACCAGCATGCTGA